A window of the Streptomyces griseochromogenes genome harbors these coding sequences:
- a CDS encoding phage tail sheath family protein produces the protein MSAVSAAKPTYPGVYVEELPSSTRTISTLTTSVTAFVGHTRRGPLNEPVRVTSFAEFERRFGGLSARSAVGYAVHQFFGNGGTVAVVVRVTRAGSGKAACVTLKSTEGHSDSPVLDVHAKEPGVWGNGLRVAVDQDTPCPDETFDLRVYDARGEARESFTGLSMDPSDDRFVQTVINAGSRLIRVEAVGEGRPDPSGTVSKPFGHDLPDLAVDLTVKIGEVEREFTLYDPECDGEAPSSVTELALLLEGKLRALPDAPGRHAFAGAEVTAFGRRLQVVAGSTDPADVVRFLGECANDLGLEASVNPPVFPLEGGEDGEAPGPRDLIGSEAGKTGIQALRQVADVNLLCLPELAAYEKTEDAITVVSAAQRLCRERRIFLLVDAPGTWVSVDTARAGIAAFDAVRGNHAGLYFPHLQLTDPLTGRLRSFPPSGAIAGVIARTDSERGVWKAPAGTEARLAGVHSLTVSLTDRETGLLNPLGVNCLRSFPLTGPTVWGARTLEGTDALGSEWKYVPVRRLALHVEESLQRGLQWVVFEPNDENLWQQIRLAASSYLHTLFRQGAFKGGTPREAYFVKCDSDTTTAEDIANGVVNVLVGIAPVRPAEFVIVKIQQTSGQFEL, from the coding sequence ATGAGCGCGGTGAGCGCCGCCAAGCCGACGTATCCCGGCGTCTACGTCGAAGAGCTTCCCAGCAGCACCCGCACCATCTCGACCCTGACCACGTCGGTGACGGCTTTCGTGGGCCACACCCGGCGCGGTCCGCTGAACGAGCCGGTACGCGTCACCAGCTTCGCGGAGTTCGAGCGCCGCTTCGGAGGCCTGAGCGCACGCAGCGCCGTCGGCTACGCGGTCCACCAGTTCTTCGGCAACGGCGGCACCGTCGCCGTCGTCGTGCGCGTCACCAGGGCAGGCAGCGGCAAGGCCGCCTGTGTGACCCTCAAGTCCACCGAGGGCCACAGCGACAGCCCGGTCCTGGACGTGCACGCCAAGGAGCCCGGCGTGTGGGGCAACGGCCTGCGGGTGGCCGTCGACCAGGACACGCCCTGCCCCGATGAAACCTTCGATCTGCGGGTGTACGACGCCCGGGGCGAGGCCCGCGAGAGCTTCACCGGCCTGTCCATGGACCCGTCCGACGACCGCTTCGTACAGACCGTGATCAACGCGGGCTCCCGGTTGATCCGCGTGGAGGCCGTCGGCGAGGGCCGCCCGGACCCGTCCGGTACCGTCTCCAAGCCGTTCGGCCACGACCTGCCGGACCTGGCCGTCGACCTCACCGTCAAGATCGGCGAGGTGGAGCGCGAGTTCACGCTCTACGATCCCGAGTGCGACGGCGAAGCCCCCTCGTCCGTGACCGAGCTGGCGCTGCTGCTCGAAGGCAAGCTGCGCGCCCTGCCCGACGCCCCGGGCAGGCACGCCTTCGCCGGCGCGGAGGTCACCGCCTTCGGCCGCCGCCTGCAGGTGGTCGCGGGCTCCACCGACCCCGCCGACGTGGTCCGTTTCCTCGGCGAGTGCGCCAACGACCTCGGTCTGGAGGCCTCCGTCAACCCGCCCGTCTTCCCGCTGGAGGGCGGCGAGGACGGCGAGGCGCCCGGACCGCGCGACCTCATCGGCTCCGAGGCCGGCAAGACCGGCATCCAGGCCCTGCGCCAGGTCGCCGACGTCAACCTCCTCTGCCTGCCCGAGCTGGCGGCGTACGAGAAGACCGAGGACGCGATCACCGTCGTCTCGGCGGCCCAGCGCCTGTGCCGGGAACGGCGGATCTTCCTGCTCGTCGACGCGCCCGGCACCTGGGTCAGCGTGGACACGGCCCGCGCCGGGATCGCCGCCTTCGACGCCGTCCGCGGCAACCACGCCGGCCTGTACTTCCCGCACCTCCAGCTCACCGACCCGCTCACCGGACGGCTGCGCTCCTTCCCGCCCTCCGGCGCGATCGCGGGCGTCATCGCGCGCACCGACTCCGAGCGCGGCGTGTGGAAGGCACCGGCCGGCACCGAGGCCCGGCTCGCCGGTGTCCACTCGCTCACGGTCAGCCTGACCGACCGCGAGACCGGACTGCTCAACCCGCTCGGCGTCAACTGCCTGCGCAGCTTCCCGCTGACCGGTCCGACCGTCTGGGGCGCGCGCACCCTGGAGGGCACCGACGCCCTCGGCAGCGAGTGGAAGTACGTGCCCGTACGGCGGCTCGCCCTGCATGTCGAGGAGAGCCTCCAGCGCGGCCTGCAGTGGGTGGTGTTCGAGCCCAACGACGAGAACCTGTGGCAGCAGATCCGGCTCGCCGCCTCCTCGTACCTGCACACGCTCTTCCGGCAGGGCGCCTTCAAGGGCGGCACCCCGCGCGAGGCCTACTTCGTCAAGTGCGACAGCGACACCACGACCGCCGAGGACATCGCGAACGGCGTCGTGAACGTCCTCGTCGGCATCGCACCGGTGCGTCCGGCGGAGTTCGTGATCGTCAAAATCCAGCAGACGTCCGGGCAGTTCGAGCTGTAG